A single region of the Maylandia zebra isolate NMK-2024a linkage group LG17, Mzebra_GT3a, whole genome shotgun sequence genome encodes:
- the LOC112431351 gene encoding complement factor H-like, which translates to MRLSLILLFLHLWGHVEVSFSENVCSRLPNVPHSYVSENTKKVEYREGDVIHFTCETGYISGPTLRYICTNTGWESLRQGKCNLKPCELPEDVPNGYYEIIRGEELVFGTAIKYFCNLGYTMGDSDGTRTCQLDGWSSTVPVCETAEGCEKPPHLSNGDPKESSRLQYSHSERVEYICQDYYRMEGGPYKTCVNGQWTGEMRCLRIPCAVGVMDPNLQVTGLPQGNEAIRTGDTLHFRCADQYKLEGSEVIECLEIGYWNASFPSCSDECKVTRISDSVRITSHIQGNRLKKGQKLTFTCLRRNHFMQGNKTVECLANGQWSDPFPTCGDPVGCGKPQPLSDGDTKISTKRQYSHGERVEYICQNYYKMEGTPYKTCENGKWTGQMRCLKPCTVKREDMSKHNIQFRYVSDDKLYSEHNDVIEFICSRGRRVGSLEMRQACIEGVMHLPTCHCGVCSELPNVPHAHVSEGTSKAVYQEGDVIHFSCESGYISDQISKFVCTADGWLVVHQGKCYSCSTLPDVPHAQVTQETRTSQYQAGHMIHFACEPGYTSALTIKYVCTTEGWQPLQRGSCYLSSSRCDPPPTVQGLTVKGLPENCIPIRPNHILTFSCDGPGKYLNGISVLICGEDGQWNNPFPTCIDRSCKIGVMDPHLYVAGLPPSNEIMATGHKLRFLCSNTRVLIGSTEIECLENGQWNSPFPSCSEKCRVPETPAGLTITTDVTDDQMKKGQHLTFACENSNHIIKGNATLECLENGQWSNPRPTCEAAKQCRTPPRLSGGQTKTATGNTYRHNEKVEYVCDRDYGMEGGPFKTCVDGDWVGEMRCRRAQGCGRPPPLSDGDTKTSTKHLYQHNEKVEYICQRYYVMKGGPFKTCNDGEWTGEIRCLQACTVNRDDMNRHNIRFRFSRDDKLYTEHDDEIEFTCTRGRPVGTLGMRQKCEHGVVHLPTCQ; encoded by the exons ATGCGACTGTCATTAATCCTTCTGTTTCTCCATCTATGGGGACATGTGGAAGTTTCTTTCTCAGAAAACG tatgTTCAAGGCTTCCAAATGTTCCTCACTCCTATGTGtcagaaaatactaaaaaagttGAGTACCGCGAAGGAGATGTGATACATTTCACATGCGAGACTGGTTATATATCTGGTCCAACCCTCAGATATATATGCACAAATACTGGCTGGGAGAGTTTGCGTCAGGGAAAATGCAACT taaagCCATGTGAACTCCCTGAGGACGTTCCCAATGGCTATTATGAAATTATCCGCGGAGAAGAGCTCGTTTTTGGAACAGCTATCAAATACTTTTGCAATCTAGG GTATACAATGGGAGATAGCGATGGCACCCGAACTTGTCAGTTGGACGGATGGAGTAGTACTGTGCCAGTATGTGAAA CTGCCGAGGGTTGTGAGAAACCACCACATCTTTCAAATGGAGACCCGAAGGAAAGTTCCAGACTGCAGTACAGTCATAGTGAAAGGGTTGAGTACATCTGCCAGGATTACTACAGAATGGAGGGTGGGCCGTACAAAACCTGTGTAAATGGTCAATGGACTGGAGAGATGAGATGCCTCA GAATCCCTTGTGCAGTTGGAGTAATGGACCCTAATCTGCAGGTAACTGGATTACCACAAGGGAATGAAGCGATAAGGACTGGGGACACATTacattttcgttgtgctgatcAGTATAAACTGGAAGGTTCTGAAGTAATCGAGTGTTTAGAAATTGGGTACTGGAATGCTTCCTTTCCATCCTGCTCTG ATGAATGCAAAGTCACAAGAATATCAGACAGTGTAAGAATCACATCACACATACAAGGCAATCGGCTAAAGAAAGGACAAAAGCTAACCTTTACTTGCCTTAGACGTAACCACTTTATGCAAGGCAATAAAACAGTTGAATGTTTGGCAAATGGACAGTGGAGCGATCCGTTTCCAACATGCGGAG ATCCTGTGGGTTGTGGGAAACCACAACCACTCTCAGATGGAGACACCAAAATCAGTACTAAAAGGCAATACAGCCATGGAGAAAGGGTTGAGTATATCTGTCAAAATTACTACAAAATGGAAGGTACACCATATAAAACCTgtgaaaatggtaaatggactggacAGATGAGATGCCTCA AACCCTGCACTGTAAAAAGAGAAGACATGAGCAAACACAATATTCAATTCAGATATGTCAGCGATGATAAGCTGTATTCAGAACATAATGATGTAATTGAGTTCATATGTAGCAGGGGAAGACGTGTTGGCAGTTTGGAAATGCGTCAGGCGTGCATTGAAGGCGTAATGCATCTGCCCACATGCCA CTGTGGGG TGTGTTCAGAGCTCCCAAATGTTCCTCACGCTCATGTGTCAGAAGGAACCAGCAAAGCTGTGTACCAGGAAGGAGATGTGATACATTTTTCTTGTGAATCTGGTTACATATCAGATCAGATCTCGAAATTTGTATGCACAGCTGATGGTTGGCTGGTTGTCCATCAGGGAAAGTGCTACT CATGTTCAACGCTTCCAGATGTTCCCCATGCCCAAGTAACACAAGAGACAAGAACATCTCAGTATCAAGCAGGACACATGATACATTTTGCTTGCGAACCTGGCTATACATCAGCTCTCACCATCAAATACGTATGTACAACTGAGGGCTGGCAGCCACTCCAAAGGGGGTCGTGCTACC TTTCAtcttccagatgtgaccctccTCCTACAGTTCAAGGGTTAACAGTGAAAGGTTTACCAGAAAATTGTATTCCCATACGTCCCAATCACATCCTCACATTCAGCTGTGATGGTCCTGGGAAGTATCTGAATGGAATTTCTGTGCTGATATGTGGAGAAGACGGACAATGGAATAATCCATTCCCGACTTGCATAG aTCGATCTTGTAAAATCGGTGTTATGGATCCTCATCTCTACGTAGCTGGATTACCACCATCAAATGAAATAATGGCGACTGGACATAAATTGCGTTTTCTTTGCAGCAATACACGTGTACTAATTGGGTCTACAGAAATTGAGTGTTTAGAAAATGGACAATGGAATTCCCCCTTTCCTTCTTGCTCTG AGAAATGTAGAGTCCCTGAAACACCAGCAGGTCTAACAATCACCACAGATGTAACAGACGATCAAATGAAAAAAGGACAACATCTAACATTTGCTTGTGAAAACAGTAATCACATCATCAAAGGGAATGCAACGCTTGAATGTTTGGAAAATGGACAGTGGAGCAATCCTCGTCCCACATGTGAAG CTGCCAAGCAATGTAGGACGCCACCACGTCTTTCAGGTGGACAGACCAAAACAGCGACTGGAAACACGTACAGACACAATGAAAAGGTCGAatatgtgtgtgacagagactACGGCATGGAGGGTGGGCCGTTCAAAACCTGTGTCGATGGTGATTGGGTTGGAGAGATGAGATGCCGCC GTGCCCAGGGTTGTGGGAGGCCACCACCTCTTTCAGATGGAGACACCAAAACAAGTACTAAACATCTGTACCAACATAATGAAAAGGTTGAATATATCTGTCAGCGTTATTACGTCATGAAGGGTGGACCGTTCAAAACATGTAATGATGGTGAATGGACTGGAGAGATTAGATGCCTCC AAGCCTGCACTGTGAATAGAGACGACATGAACAGACATAATATTCGGTTCAGATTTTCAAGAGATGATAAACTGTATACAGAACATGATGATGAAATCGAGTTTACGTGTACCAGAGGAAGACCCGTTGGGACACTGGGAATGCGTCAGAAGTGTGAACATGGTGTGGTACATTTGCCGACTTGCCAGTAA